In one window of Gymnogyps californianus isolate 813 chromosome 7, ASM1813914v2, whole genome shotgun sequence DNA:
- the NXPH2 gene encoding neurexophilin-2, whose protein sequence is QQVFCDTNQVVQATDLLDWEDKDAAETLVDNVAHSRIINPLRLFVKPSPVLKHGQVSYSDSIENFWDWLSNITEVQESLARTKRRPIVKTGKFKKMFGWGDFHSNIKTVKLNLLITGKIVDHGNGTFSVYFRHNSTGLGNVSVSLVPPSKVVEFEPSPQSTLETKESKSFNCRIEYEKTDRAKKTALCNFDPSKICYQEQTQSHVSWLCSKPFKVICIYIAFYSVDYKLVQKVCPDYNYHSETPYLSSG, encoded by the coding sequence caacagGTATTTTGTGACACTAATCAAGTCGTACAAGCCACAGACTTGCTGGACTGGGAAGACAAGGATGCTGCAGAGACATTGGTTGACAACGTGGCCCACTCCAGGATCATCAATCCTTTACGCCTGTTTGTTAAGCCATCTCCAGTACTGAAACACGGCCAGGTGTCCTACTCAGACAGCATAGAAAACTTTTGGGATTGGTTGTCCAACATCACGGAGGTTCAGGAATCTCTCGCACGAACTAAACGCAGACCTATAGTAAAAACTGGgaaattcaagaaaatgtttggaTGGGGCGACTTCCACTCTAACATCAAAACTGTTAAGCTGAACCTCCTGATCACAGGGAAAATCGTCGATCACGGCAATGGGACCTTCAGTGTTTATTTCCGACATAACTCCACAGGTCTGGGAAATGTTTCTGTAAGCCTGGTGCCACCTTCCAAGGTGGTTGAGTTTGAACCATCTCCACAGTCAACACTGGAGACCAAGGAATCCAAGTCCTTCAATTGCCGAATTGAGTACGAAAAAACAGACCGCGCTAAAAAAACTGCCTTGTGCAATTTCGACCCTTCAAAGATCTGCTATCAAGAGCAGACTCAAAGCCATGTCTCCTGGTTGTGTTCCAAACCATTTAAAGTTATCTGCATTTACATTGCTTTTTACAGCGTAGATTACAAACTGGTGCAAAAGGTCTGTCCTGATTATAATTACCATAGCGAGACTCCGTACTTGTCCTCTGGCTGA